One Elaeis guineensis isolate ETL-2024a chromosome 10, EG11, whole genome shotgun sequence genomic window carries:
- the LOC105033468 gene encoding E3 ubiquitin-protein ligase RDUF1 — MATASSYWCYRCSRFVRVWPENAIVCPHCEGGFLEEVETPPRLAAAGEIRRRRVPAGPAAPDHQADARIRRHRRASAVDRSPFNPVIVLRGPSDGGGGGSGSDPAASGSFEFYYDDGAGSGLRPLPSSMSEFLMGSGFDRILDQLAQIEMNGVGGGQGYDHPPASKSAIESMPTIEIAASHVSTESHCAVCKEPFELGAEAREMPCKHIYHSDCILPWLCLRNSCPVCRHELPSDVPRRGSPELDGNDDMVGLTIWRLPGGGFAVGRFTGGRRAGERELPVVYTEMDGGVSAGGAPRRISWPTRGTRSQESGGIRRAFQNFFSIFRCIRPSSSRSNSDSGPSPSRRSRNSPLTANSQRHLGWASDDRNGDAIARW, encoded by the coding sequence ATGGCGACGGCGTCGTCCTACTGGTGCTACAGGTGCAGCCGCTTCGTGAGGGTGTGGCCGGAGAACGCTATCGTCTGTCCTCATTGCGAGGGGGGTTTCCTCGAGGAGGTGGAGACCCCTCCCCGCCTCGCCGCCGCGGGGGAGATCCGCCGCCGTCGGGTCCCTGCCGGCCCCGCTGCCCCCGACCACCAGGCCGACGCGCGGATCCGCCGCCACCGCCGCGCCTCCGCCGTTGACCGCTCCCCTTTCAACCCCGTCATCGTCCTCCGCGGCCCCTCCGACGGTGGCGGTGGTGGTTCCGGTTCAGATCCCGCGGCCTCCGGCAGCTTCGAGTTCTACTACGACGATGGGGCCGGATCCGGTCTCCGCCCCCTGCCGTCCAGCATGTCAGAGTTCCTGATGGGATCGGGATTCGACCGCATCCTGGACCAGCTCGCCCAGATCGAGATGAATGGGGTCGGAGGTGGGCAGGGGTACGACCACCCGCCGGCGTCGAAGTCCGCCATCGAGTCGATGCCCACCATCGAGATCGCCGCCAGCCATGTCAGCACCGAGTCCCACTGCGCTGTCTGCAAGGAGCCGTTCGAGCTCGGTGCCGAGGCCCGGGAGATGCCCTGTAAGCACATCTACCATTCAGATTGCATCTTGCCGTGGCTCTGCCTCCGGAACTCGTGCCCCGTGTGCCGCCACGAGCTGCCGTCGGATGTTCCCAGGAGGGGCTCTCCGGAATTGGATGGCAATGATGATATGGTCGGGCTCACAATTTGGAGGCTTCCAGGTGGTGGCTTTGCGGTAGGGAGGTTCACGGGTGGAAGGCGAGCCGGGGAACGAGAGCTTCCTGTTGTTTACACGGAGATGGATGGTGGCGTCAGTGCGGGGGGTGCTCCGAGAAGGATTTCCTGGCCCACTCGAGGGACTCGGTCGCAGGAGAGCGGAGGAATTCGCCGAGCATTTCAaaatttcttctcaatttttcgatGCATACGCCCTTCCTCTTCTAGATCGAATTCAGATTCTGGGCCATCTCCTTCCCGGAGAAGCCGGAATAGCCCTCTTACAGCGAATTCACAGAGGCACCTCGGTTGGGCATCGGACGATAGAAATGGGGATGCAATAGCAAGGTGGTAA